Genomic segment of Methanobacterium spitsbergense:
TCCTTGATTGCGGAGTAAATGTAGCAGGATCGGATGATAAAAGTTCATATCCCTATCTTAATGTTCCTGAATTCGTATTAGATGACCTTGACGCAGTAATAATTTCACATGCCCACCTTGATCACTCCGGATTTTTACCCTACCTTTATCATTATGGTTACGAAGGTCCAGTATACTGTACAACACCAACAAGGGATCTTATGACCCTTTTACAGCTCGATCATATTGACATAGCACACAGGGAGGATAATCCTCTTCCATTCAATATTAAGCATGTTAAAAAAAGTATCAAACATACAATAACTTTAGATTATGGAGAAGTAACAGATATAGCTCCTGATATTAGACTTACTCTACACAATGCAGGCCATATACTTGGTTCTGCCATAACACACATGCATATAGGTGATGGCCAGCACAACTTCGTTTACACCGGCGACTTTAAGTATGAAAGGAGCAGGCTCCTTGAACCAGCAGTTTCCAAATTTCCACGAATAGAATCAATGGTAATGGAAAGTACATACGGCGGGCACGATGATGTTCAACCAACACGTAATGATGCTGAGAAGGAACTGGTGAAAACCATTTACAGAACACTTGAACGTGGCGGGAAAGTTCTTATGCCCGTATTTGCAGTTGGAAGAGCCCAAGAACTCATGATAGTTCTAGACGAATATATCCGACATGGAATAATTGAGGAAGTTCCAGTATATATCGATGGAATGATTTGGGAAGCAACAGCCATCCATACTGCAAGACCAGAATATCTAAGTAAAGATCTGCGTGATCAGATTTTCCATATGGGAAGAAACCCATTCATTTCTGAAGTTTTCCATAAGGTTAATGGTGGAAATGAAAGACAAGAAATTGTTGAGGGTGAACCTGCAATTATTTTGTCAACTTCGGGTATGTTAACAGGGGGTAATTCTGTAGAATACTTCAAACAGCTCTGTGGAGATGAAAGAAACTCCCTTGTGTTTGTTGGATACCAAGCAGAAGGATCTCTCGGAAGAAGGCTTCAGAAGGGTTGGAAGGAAATACCACTCAAAGAAGATGGGAAAACCAATGTTTACAATGTTAAAATGCATATTAAAACCATTGAAGGATTCAGTGGGCATTCTGACAGAAGACAACTTATGGAGTATGTTAGAAGATTATCCCCAAAACCAGAGAAGATAATGATCTGCCATGGAGATAACTATAAAACATTGGATCTTGCATCAAGCATTTACAGGAGTTATAAAATAGAAACTAAAACCCCTATGAATCTTGAAACCATAAGAATTCAATAAATTATGGTTTTAAATATTTTTTAAATCCAAATTTTTTTTTTTATTTATTCAAAATTCCAAATATCAGATAGTATAAATTAGTTAAATATTACTTTCCATTGGAATATTCCTATTAGATAAACTTGATCTCTTCTAAGAATATGGAACTTTTATTAACTGTCAAATCTAATATCCAATATTCAATTGTTGTTTTAAAAAATTTTTTGGTGATTTAATGGTAACCTATTCAGAATCAGGAGTTGACATCAGTCTCGAAGAGATCACAGTATCAGCACTAATCTCAAAACTGAAGGAAACCCTCAATTATAGAGACATTATTACAGACTCAGGACACTTTGCAGCCCTTGTTAAACTTGGAGACAGAGCCATAGCAATGAGCACAGACGGGGTTGGAAGCAAAATATTAGTGGCTGAGATGATGGAAAAATATGACACTGTTGGAATAGATTGCATTGCAATGGTTGTAAATGACATTCTCTGTGTTGGAGCAGAACCAATAGCAATGGTAGACTATCTTGCTGTTGAAAAACCAGACCCAGAAATAGCTGAACAGATAGGAGAAGGTCTTAGAGAAGGATGTAATCAAGCCAAAGTAGCAATGATAGGTGGTGAAACTGCCAGCCTTCCTGAAATAGTTAGCAACTTTGATCTTGCCGGAACAGGAATAGGTATCGTTGATGTGAATAACATAATTACAGGTGAAAATATTGCAGATGGTGATGTTTTAATTGGAATTGAGAGTAGTGGAATTCACAGTAACGGCCTCAGCCTTGCAAGAAAGGTTTTCTTCCAAGAAAACAGTTTTAATATCGATGATATACTCCCAACTGATCCTAAAATTTCGGTGGGGGAAGAACTGCTTAAACCAACTATTATCTATGTAAAACCTATAATGGAACTTTTAAAAACAGATGTGGAAGTTCATGGACTTGCACATATAACTGGTGGAGGTTTCACAAATCTTAAAAGACTTAAAAACGGGATGAGTTATGATATTGAAGCACTTCCAGAACCCAAACCCATATTTCAAGCAATACATTCGCTTGGAGTCCCAATAGAAGAAATGTATCGTGTTTTTAACATGGGGATAGGTTTTATTGTAGTTGTAAAGGCTGAAGATAAAGAAAAGACAATAAATACTTTAGAAAAATACAATCATGCTTATTTAATTGGTAGAGTTAAAGAGG
This window contains:
- a CDS encoding beta-CASP ribonuclease aCPSF1, whose protein sequence is MGSEIQEIKNTIVQRLPNRVQVAKVEFEGPEVVIYTKNPEIITENGDLIRDLAKDIRKRIIIRSDKSVLTEPEKTIDRIHEIVPEEAKITNISFDEVTCEVIIEARKPGLVIGKYGSTSREIIKKTGWSPKILRTPPITSEVIQRVRRTLRKNSKERKKILQTLGNRIHRELTSENEWTRLTALGGFREVGRSSLFLQTTNSKILLDCGVNVAGSDDKSSYPYLNVPEFVLDDLDAVIISHAHLDHSGFLPYLYHYGYEGPVYCTTPTRDLMTLLQLDHIDIAHREDNPLPFNIKHVKKSIKHTITLDYGEVTDIAPDIRLTLHNAGHILGSAITHMHIGDGQHNFVYTGDFKYERSRLLEPAVSKFPRIESMVMESTYGGHDDVQPTRNDAEKELVKTIYRTLERGGKVLMPVFAVGRAQELMIVLDEYIRHGIIEEVPVYIDGMIWEATAIHTARPEYLSKDLRDQIFHMGRNPFISEVFHKVNGGNERQEIVEGEPAIILSTSGMLTGGNSVEYFKQLCGDERNSLVFVGYQAEGSLGRRLQKGWKEIPLKEDGKTNVYNVKMHIKTIEGFSGHSDRRQLMEYVRRLSPKPEKIMICHGDNYKTLDLASSIYRSYKIETKTPMNLETIRIQ
- the purM gene encoding phosphoribosylformylglycinamidine cyclo-ligase, coding for MVTYSESGVDISLEEITVSALISKLKETLNYRDIITDSGHFAALVKLGDRAIAMSTDGVGSKILVAEMMEKYDTVGIDCIAMVVNDILCVGAEPIAMVDYLAVEKPDPEIAEQIGEGLREGCNQAKVAMIGGETASLPEIVSNFDLAGTGIGIVDVNNIITGENIADGDVLIGIESSGIHSNGLSLARKVFFQENSFNIDDILPTDPKISVGEELLKPTIIYVKPIMELLKTDVEVHGLAHITGGGFTNLKRLKNGMSYDIEALPEPKPIFQAIHSLGVPIEEMYRVFNMGIGFIVVVKAEDKEKTINTLEKYNHAYLIGRVKEDSKEKVTIKTFQENIITL